One Mastacembelus armatus chromosome 10, fMasArm1.2, whole genome shotgun sequence DNA window includes the following coding sequences:
- the LOC113144233 gene encoding LOW QUALITY PROTEIN: DALR anticodon-binding domain-containing protein 3-like (The sequence of the model RefSeq protein was modified relative to this genomic sequence to represent the inferred CDS: inserted 1 base in 1 codon; substituted 1 base at 1 genomic stop codon) translates to MQRGVDVEERVGQVCMPSWVCMPSCWKKKRDPVFCLLWQVACVVVVEMMENNVTEEPSPLRITPTVRALGSALRGKRENVPESSRGNSNRIFPEPEKLWFKESSAKNLRNRDFLSPSTMLNTLYADGQVPPAVMSRVLSLRGSGVLPVAAGEVMDEGLRVRVDRAAAFKAVLAGGATEYLMPSSKKQGCVVLNCPALHSKPSTPTPDTLTLGQLRTVLLADHMGALLRRQGFEVTYCPTLPEDSDVITFLRALGIDWPTAPANWTNEEREEKIQEALENCTYKERETERGRRTSGGXVEDGENERALRINLKRVFQEEGLLGYDPSLGTCTVHRDSVSHLAQLDLATADCKVATATALHVTSCQDEFRQQQIAMLWRASGAMHTQRHLVCGPVKTPGSHLTAAQYLQLRRGQMKEASEMKYGDQVEGQTWDDIIRVMTSATVRFELLSTVHTSPVTLDVQREGGVSTKGPRGGVFVMYNCARLHTLFDSYERGVEKGLYPEIPEGSXLDFSALKEEGEWLLLFNYVIPFSELLDQSGQALDSEGGGARVNIKTEQICKFLVSLSKDFSSYYNRVHVLGEPLPHLFNQMFCRLYLLRALRELYHSALDTLTLPPIRQL, encoded by the exons ATGCAGAGGGGGGTAGATGTTGAGGAGAGGGTAGGGCAGGTATGTATGCCTTCTTGGGTATGTATGCCTtcttgttggaaaaaaaaaagagatccAGTATTCTGTCTGTTGTGGCAGGTGGCTTGTGTTGTTGTGGTGGAGATGATGGAGAATAACGTTACAGAGGAGCCTTCTCCGCTCCGGATCACCCCTACCGTCCGGGCGCTGGGCTCCGCACTGCGTGGGAAGCGTGAAAACGTCCCCGAGTCCAGTCGCGGAAACAGCAACAGGATCTTCCCCGAACCCGAGAAGCTTTGGTTCAAGGAGAGCAGCGCCAAAAATCTGCGAAACAGGGACTTCTTGTCTCCGAGCACGATGCTAAACACGCTGTACGCGGACGGACAGGTGCCTCCAGCTGTGATGTCCAGGGTGCTGTCCCTCCGTGGCAGTGGGGTTCTCCCTGTAGCAGCTGGGGAGGTGATGGACGAAGGGCTGAGGGTGCGAGTGGACCGAGCTGCAGCCTTCAAGGCCGTTCTGGCAGGTGGAGCCACTGAGTACCTGATGCCCTCAAGCAAGAAGCAGGGCTGTGTGGTCCTGAACTGCCCAGCACTGCACTCTAAACCCAGCACACCCACTCCCGATACACTGACTCTGGGCCAGTTGAGGACAGTTCTCTTGGCTGACCACATGGGGGCGCTGCTGAGAAGACAGGGATTTGAAGTGACCTATTGCCCCACGCTTCCTGAAGACAGCGATGTCATCACTTTCCTCCGAGCTCTGGGGATTGATTGGCCGACAGCTCCAGCCAACTGGACCAATGAGGAGCGTGAGGAGAAGATCCAGGAGGCGCTGGAGAACTGCAcgtacaaagagagagaaacggAGAGAGGCAGGAGAACTAGTGGAG AGGTGGAGGATGGAGAGAACGAGAGAGCGCTACGAATCAACCTTAAACGGGTGTTCCAGGAGGAGGGGCTGCTGGGATATGACCCTAGCCTTGGTACCTGTACAGtacacagagacagtgtttcCCACCTGGCACAGCTGGACCTAGCCACAGCCGACTGCAAGGTAGCCACAGCAACAGCGTTACACGTGACTTCCTGTCAAGATGAGTTCCGCCAGCAGCAGATAGCAATGCTTTGGAGAGCTAGTGGAGCAATGCATACACAGAGACATCTGGTGTGTGGGCCTGTGAAGACCCCTGGTTCTCACCTTACTGCTGCACAGTACCTGCAACTGAGAAGAGGTCAAATGAAAGAGGCCTCAGAGATGAAGTATGGAGATCAAGTGGAAGGTCAGACATGGGATGACATCATCAGGGTCATGACCTCTGCCACTGTCAGATTTGAGCTGCTGTCAACGGTCCACACCAGCCCTGTGACACTGGATGTCCAGAGAGAGGGCGGCGTGTCCACCAAGGGACCGAGAGGAGGCGTGTTTGTGATGTATAATTGTGCCAGACTGCACACTCTGTTCGACAGCTATGAGAGAGGAGTGGAGAAAGGTCTTTACCCAGAAATCCCTGAAGGCTCCTAACTTGACTTCTCTGCTCTGAAAGAAGAGGGCGAGTGGCTTCTCCTGTTCAATTACGTCATTCCATTCTCCGAACTGCTCGACCAATCAGGGCAAGCGTTAGACAGTGAAGGGGGAGGGGCCAGAGTCAACATTAAGACAGAGCAGATCTGTAAATTTCTCGTGTCTCTCAGTAAAGACTTCAGCTCGTACTACAACAGAGTCCATGTGCTGGGGGAGCCGTTACCTCATCTCTTTAACCAGATGTTTTGTCGTCTGTATCTGTTGAGAGCGTTGAGAGAGCTCTACCACAGCGCCCTGGACACCCTTACTCTGCCCCCCATCAGGCAGCTATAG